One Thermodesulfobacteriota bacterium DNA segment encodes these proteins:
- a CDS encoding ATP-binding cassette domain-containing protein — MIRLEKVTKTFSKGTIDEKVAINGLSLHVQKGDFVTVIGSNGAGKTTFLNLTSGTFRPDEGEIFIDGSNVTHLPEHRRAKYLGRIFQDPLMGTAASMTIEENLAMADLRGKPRGLRWGVTKSLREHYRHILSVLELGLETRLKDTVSLLSGGQRQSMTLLMVTLSLPKLLLLDEHTAALDPKTAQRVMDLTKKIVEKNNLTTIMVTHNMQQAIKYGNRMIMLHEGKIQFDIQGKEKAALTVEEVVRRFGAELKDEALLA, encoded by the coding sequence ATGATAAGACTTGAAAAGGTAACCAAAACTTTCTCAAAAGGCACCATAGACGAAAAGGTGGCCATCAATGGATTAAGCCTTCACGTTCAAAAGGGGGATTTTGTAACTGTCATCGGAAGTAACGGAGCAGGGAAGACCACTTTTTTAAATCTTACTTCCGGTACTTTTAGGCCTGATGAGGGCGAGATTTTTATCGATGGGTCCAATGTCACCCATTTGCCTGAACATCGGCGTGCAAAATATCTCGGCAGAATATTTCAGGACCCCTTAATGGGAACAGCGGCATCCATGACCATCGAAGAAAACCTTGCCATGGCCGATCTGCGCGGAAAACCAAGAGGCCTCCGCTGGGGAGTCACCAAATCATTGAGAGAACACTACCGCCATATACTCAGCGTGTTGGAGCTTGGGCTCGAAACCAGATTGAAAGACACCGTCAGTCTCCTCTCCGGAGGCCAGCGCCAATCAATGACGCTGCTTATGGTCACTCTGTCTTTGCCAAAACTGCTTCTCCTGGATGAACATACCGCAGCGCTTGATCCCAAAACGGCCCAGCGTGTAATGGACCTTACCAAAAAAATTGTCGAGAAAAACAACCTGACCACCATTATGGTGACCCACAATATGCAGCAGGCCATCAAATACGGGAACCGTATGATCATGCTCCACGAGGGAAAAATCCAATTTGATATCCAGGGAAAAGAAAAAGCGGCTCTCACGGTTGAGGAGGTGGTCAGAAGATTCGGAGCCGAACTCAAGGATGAAGCCTTGCTGGCTTAG
- a CDS encoding Glu/Leu/Phe/Val dehydrogenase dimerization domain-containing protein, translating into MERSLFLPLKKENLTTLGVYYNFKSGLVTFRAAREWDKQIDWSGYSRDFTAEHPLTSHTVYLGHQETIDLFEKYNLKGYLEDVVELIKKGKHQGIECFFDHKQDIHFISNMHSNTLGINNGYHAIRSGGIRRHDTDSPEVEVIIDGLNLSRAMSFKNAGAQIPFGGSKITVQCEPVDLSDHYSIGFLAYALSRTRSFTGPDMGFSPELADVMRREGYSVNIAGGFDSKIGPTGGPTAYGIYLALKEAATFKYGTDRLADKTIVVQGVGAVGYPLVEQYLSKEDATIYITDISPDPVEKLVTRFPDRLKKIAPDDVLTAEADIFVPCAMGGILDESTIKSVKFSIILGAANNQLRASSQEEEARLARLLEKQGILFQVDWMHNTGGVIAGMEEYIRREKASMKNIREHTNKVCKYGTRQNFNAAKTEGITPTEMAYKYYSSKIYQ; encoded by the coding sequence GTGGAAAGAAGCCTGTTTTTGCCTCTTAAGAAGGAAAACCTTACCACCCTGGGGGTTTATTATAATTTTAAGAGTGGTCTGGTTACCTTTCGGGCGGCCAGGGAGTGGGATAAACAAATAGACTGGTCCGGATACAGCCGAGATTTTACTGCTGAACATCCGCTTACCAGCCATACTGTCTATCTCGGTCACCAGGAAACCATTGATTTGTTTGAGAAATACAACCTGAAAGGTTACCTGGAAGACGTGGTGGAATTGATCAAAAAAGGGAAACATCAGGGGATCGAATGTTTTTTTGATCACAAACAAGATATCCACTTTATAAGCAACATGCACAGCAATACCCTGGGCATAAATAATGGTTATCATGCCATCCGCAGTGGGGGGATACGCCGTCATGATACTGATAGCCCGGAAGTTGAGGTGATCATAGACGGGCTTAATCTGAGCCGGGCCATGTCCTTTAAAAATGCCGGCGCCCAGATACCCTTCGGAGGCAGCAAAATTACAGTGCAGTGTGAGCCGGTGGATCTTAGCGATCATTACAGTATTGGTTTTCTTGCCTATGCCCTGAGCAGGACCCGGTCCTTTACCGGTCCTGACATGGGATTTTCTCCTGAATTGGCAGATGTGATGAGACGTGAGGGATATTCGGTGAATATCGCGGGCGGTTTTGACAGCAAAATTGGTCCCACCGGAGGTCCCACGGCTTACGGAATCTATCTGGCATTAAAAGAGGCTGCCACGTTCAAGTATGGAACCGACCGCCTGGCAGATAAAACCATCGTGGTGCAGGGCGTCGGGGCCGTTGGCTATCCCCTGGTGGAACAGTATCTTAGCAAAGAGGATGCGACCATTTATATTACTGACATTTCTCCCGATCCGGTGGAGAAATTGGTGACCCGATTTCCGGACCGCTTAAAAAAGATAGCTCCTGATGATGTCCTCACTGCGGAGGCAGACATCTTTGTTCCCTGTGCCATGGGGGGCATCCTGGATGAGTCGACCATTAAATCGGTCAAATTTTCGATTATTCTTGGCGCGGCCAACAACCAGCTCAGGGCTTCCAGCCAGGAAGAAGAAGCTAGGCTTGCAAGGCTCTTGGAAAAACAGGGCATTCTTTTTCAGGTAGACTGGATGCACAATACCGGCGGGGTCATTGCGGGGATGGAAGAATATATACGCCGGGAAAAAGCAAGCATGAAAAATATCCGGGAACATACCAATAAGGTTTGCAAGTATGGAACCCGCCAAAATTTTAACGCGGCAAAAACAGAAGGCATCACTCCGACGGAGATGGCCTACAAATACTACAGCTCAAAAATTTACCAGTAA
- a CDS encoding ABC transporter substrate-binding protein, which yields MRKITFMLMLLLTLGLVFGSGISAKMIRIGEAQIVAHPALDNDSKGFKAALAEEGFIEGKNIIIDRQNAQGDQPTCAIIARKFEDDRVDLVHAISTPNAQAQVKVSKTIPIVFSSVTDPVATGIVPKMGKTGTHVTGVSDRWPITLQCEMYQDLVPNVKKWGTIYNPGDINTAPHIKEMKKAVGDMGGKLIEAHVSTSAEVMQAMQGLVGRVDAIHITSDNTCVSAFESIVKVCNANDIALFAGDRDSTPRGAVAAYGPDYFLVGYTAGKKAARILKGEKPGKIPAGLASEYSLWVSLKNAKAQGVKLPKTLVRKAADKLWDEKGKVIKGK from the coding sequence ATGAGGAAAATAACATTTATGCTGATGCTTTTATTAACCCTGGGACTTGTTTTCGGTTCCGGGATTTCAGCCAAGATGATTCGTATCGGTGAAGCTCAGATTGTTGCCCATCCTGCCCTTGATAACGATTCCAAAGGGTTTAAGGCCGCCCTTGCAGAAGAAGGCTTTATCGAGGGGAAAAATATCATCATTGATCGACAAAATGCACAGGGTGACCAGCCTACCTGTGCAATTATTGCCAGAAAATTTGAAGACGATAGAGTGGATCTGGTTCATGCCATCAGCACGCCCAATGCCCAGGCCCAGGTAAAGGTAAGTAAGACGATACCCATTGTATTTTCTTCTGTGACCGATCCGGTGGCCACAGGTATTGTACCTAAAATGGGCAAGACCGGTACCCACGTCACCGGTGTAAGCGACAGGTGGCCCATCACCCTGCAGTGTGAAATGTATCAGGATCTGGTTCCTAATGTAAAGAAATGGGGGACGATATACAATCCTGGAGATATTAATACCGCACCACATATCAAAGAGATGAAAAAAGCAGTAGGAGATATGGGCGGTAAGCTCATTGAGGCCCATGTTTCTACCAGCGCTGAAGTCATGCAGGCTATGCAAGGTCTGGTCGGCCGGGTGGACGCTATCCACATTACTTCCGACAATACCTGTGTTTCCGCATTTGAGTCTATTGTTAAAGTTTGCAACGCCAACGATATTGCCCTGTTTGCCGGTGATCGGGATAGTACTCCCAGGGGAGCGGTTGCCGCATATGGACCGGACTACTTTCTGGTGGGATACACTGCCGGGAAAAAGGCCGCAAGGATACTCAAAGGCGAAAAGCCGGGCAAAATTCCTGCAGGTCTTGCGTCCGAATATAGTCTCTGGGTCAGCTTGAAAAATGCCAAGGCACAGGGAGTAAAACTGCCCAAAACATTGGTAAGAAAAGCAGCGGACAAGTTGTGGGACGAAAAAGGAAAAGTGATAAAAGGTAAATAA
- a CDS encoding ABC transporter permease: protein MISMGLFRTIPISLEQGLAYGLVALGIVITFRILAFPDLTVDGSFPLGAAVVSRLIIEGVSPIFGIFMAIICGFVASCCTGFLNTKLKINSLLAGILMMTMLYSVNLRIMGRSNIQLLTVNTLLTPLENLDINRFIPIIIFFFIAVFAIKFLTDMFFNTQIGFAMRATGDNEQMIRTLGVNTDHMTILGIGISNAFVALSGALVAQDQGFSDVGMGIGMIVAGLASIIIGEALFGKKTVQRMTLAAIVGSIIYKLIISLGLRLGLAPTDLKMATGVMVILALGIPALRKEKEGKLHLRGV, encoded by the coding sequence ATGATATCGATGGGTTTATTCAGGACGATTCCTATATCCCTTGAACAGGGCCTGGCCTATGGTCTGGTGGCCCTGGGGATCGTCATTACTTTCCGGATTCTGGCATTCCCCGACCTTACCGTGGACGGCAGTTTTCCTCTGGGTGCGGCAGTCGTTTCGCGACTCATTATAGAGGGAGTATCACCGATCTTTGGTATATTTATGGCCATTATCTGCGGATTTGTGGCCAGTTGTTGTACCGGGTTTCTAAATACAAAACTAAAGATCAACAGCCTTTTGGCCGGAATTTTGATGATGACCATGCTATATTCGGTAAACTTGCGTATAATGGGAAGATCGAATATTCAGTTACTTACAGTAAACACACTGTTAACCCCTTTGGAAAACCTCGATATTAACCGGTTTATTCCTATCATCATTTTCTTCTTTATTGCCGTATTTGCCATCAAATTTCTTACGGATATGTTTTTTAATACCCAGATCGGCTTTGCCATGCGAGCGACAGGGGATAATGAGCAAATGATCCGTACCCTCGGAGTAAATACCGATCATATGACTATTCTGGGGATCGGAATCTCAAATGCCTTTGTGGCCCTCTCAGGTGCGCTTGTTGCCCAGGATCAGGGTTTTTCTGATGTGGGAATGGGAATCGGCATGATAGTTGCCGGGTTGGCTTCCATCATAATCGGGGAGGCGCTCTTCGGCAAAAAAACGGTCCAGCGAATGACTTTAGCGGCCATAGTCGGATCTATCATTTACAAGCTTATCATCTCCTTAGGGCTCAGGCTGGGACTGGCCCCTACTGATTTGAAGATGGCCACCGGTGTAATGGTGATTTTAGCACTCGGCATTCCGGCCTTAAGAAAGGAAAAAGAAGGAAAGCTCCACCTGAGGGGGGTTTAG